The genomic DNA TCGTCACGTTTTCTTTTTGACGTTCAAATGCAGAGAGTTCTTCTTGAAGCAAAGCTTGTTGTTTGGTCATTTCTTCGTATGTGACGGTTGCATCCAATAATTGGCTAGCAATCATTTGCTGCTGGATAGTGATTCTTTCCAGACTTTGTTGCATTGTTTCTACTTGTTGTCGGAGCACTTCAAAGCGTTGAGAATTTTCAGCTACTTGTTCTTCTAGTTCCGCCAGACGGTCCTTTTCGACTGAAATTTCCGTTAGTTTTTGTGCTATTTGTTGTTTTTCTTTAGCTAATTGCGACTCAACTTCCGCAATTTCTGCAGGTGTTACTTGTGAAAAAGTTAGTCCTGTTAACGGCAACTGCAAGTCAGCAAACTGCGCTGCTAATTGTTCTTGTTCCTCAGTATACGCAGCTTCCTGTTCTTGTAATTGGCTTTCTTTCTGTTGCTTTTCCGCCCCTAATGCAGAGAGCGTTTCAGTAAATCGTTGAACCGTTTTTTCAACTTCCGTTAATTCCCGTTCCGCTTGATCAATCTCTTCTAAGGAAACTTCTTGATGTGTTTGTTGCTTTGGATGTTCTAAAGAGCCACAAACTGGGCAAGGTTCTCCCTCTTCAAGTAACAAGCTTAATCGTTGGATTTGTAAAGAGGCCCATTGACTTTTCTTTGTCTGCAACTTCGCTTCTTCGGCGCTTTTTTGTTGCTGTTCAACAGCAAACCGTTGTGTCAACTCGTGCAATTCCACTTGGTTTTGACTAATTTTTTGCCAAGCTTTTTGATTTTTTTGCCAACGTTCTACAAAATTTTGCCAATGATCTGCTACACTAGAACATTCAAAATTTGCTTTTTCAAGTGTTCCTTCTTGTTCAATAAATTGTTTGGCTGTCGCCACTTTATCCGCTAATGTTATTTTTTCCTGTTGGCAAGATTCATACTCTTTTTGAATGGCTTGATAATTGGCTTGTTCTGCTATTTGTTGTTGGGCTAACTGTTCATATTCTTGGTATTGTGGTAATTGACGTTGAATCGTTTGAAGACGTTCTTGTTTTTCAGCAATCAATGGTTGTTGTTCTTCCAACTCACTCATGATTGCTTGCCAATCTGTCAATGCTTGTTGCGTTTCCATAAGAGCTTGTTGTTTGGACTTTGTTTCTTGCTCTTTTTGTTGTTTTTCGCTTCGTTTTTCAAAGACTTTTTCAGCTAAAGATTGCTGTTTTTGGCTCCATTTTAATTGCTGAATCTGTTCCTTTAACCGCTCAATGACGGTTTCCTGTTCAACTTGTTTTGCTTTCTTTTCCAGTAATTCTTCTTTTTGCTGTTGCAAGTTTTGTCGTTCTTCAATAGCATAACGAACTTGCTCTTTTGCTTGTTTGGCTTGTTTTAAGGTTGCAATTTGTTCTCTTTCAACTAATAGTTGTTGCTGAGCCTCTTGTTGTTGGCTTTCTAATAATTGAAGTTTTTCAAAAAGTGTCATTGTCGGTTCAGGTTCTTCTGACCAATGCAACTGTTCTGTTTTCAGTTCAATTTTTTGCTGGGTTTCTTGAATCTCTTGATTGGCAATTTTTAAGCGTTCTTTTAAATTTTCGCTGAACAACTGATACAATTCTGTTCCGAATAAATTACGCAAAACCTTTTCTTTTTCATCACTTTTAGCAATTAAAAAAGTCCGAAACTCTCCTTGTGGTAACAATACAATTTGAGCAAATTGATTGGCATTTAAATGCAATAATTCTTGAATGAGTTCGTCCACTTCGCGTCTTTTAGAATAGGATCGTAGTTCTTTCCCTTGAGCATCTTTGACAATTAAAGAAATTTTGGCACTTTGTTTACGGACTCCTGTGCCACGTTTTTTAAAAAGTTCTTGTTCGGGAAGGCGGTTCAGTTCATAGAGATACTCGTTATGTTTAAAAAGCAAAGTAACTTCAGTGGCTTCTGAGGGGTCAGCAAATGTGGAACGCATTTCTTTGCCTAAACGTAATTTCCCAGAACTTTCACCAAACAAAGCATAGCTCATTCCATCAAAAATCGTTGTTTTCCCAGACCCTGTTTTTCCACTAATTAGAAAAAGTGAAGAATCTTCAAACTTCGTAAAATCAATGATTTCATTAATATACGGTCCGAAGTTTTTCAATGTTAAAGATAATGGTTTCATCCTGTTACTTCCCTCTTTCTAATTGATTAAGTGTACTCAGTTCTTCTTGGACCCATTGTGCTTGTTGTTCTGTCAAGGCCTCTCCTGTCACATCGTTAAAAAAGTCATGCAGATGTTCTTCTGGTGAACGTTGTTCTATTTGTACCACTTTTTTCTGATTTCCGTTGCTTGTTTCTCGACCATTCAAACGTTCCAACCCAATAATTTTGGGGTAAATTTTTCGCAATTGATTCATCATGTTGGGAATGATCGCTCGGTCAGTTAATTGGACATGTAAATAATTTTCCCGATTCACTTCTTGATAAAAAGCGGGATCCGTTAACTGCTGAAACGAGCCCGTCAATTGTTGAATGTCTCGCAATGGTTTCAAAGCACGGAATTGAAAATGAACTTCAGCTTCTGTTTCAACAAGCCAAACACCCTTTTCTTGTGTCATTTCTGATAAAGAAAATTTTACAGGCGAGCCACTGTATCGAGCATTAGGTGCCTGCAACGCATTTTTTCCATGTAAGTGGCCCAACGCGACGTAATCAAAAGGCTCTAACAAAGCCGTCGGTACAACATCCAAACCACCCACTGTTAATTTTGTTTCAGAATCAGTTTTTTCACTGCCAGCGACAAAAAAATGACTAACTAACACCTGTTTTTTGTTGGGAAGAAAAGATTCCTGCATTTTCGCGACAACTTTTTCCATCGCCGCCTGAATCGTTCGAATCGTTTCATCTTCAAAATATAAGCGAGCCGCAATCGGTTCAAAATAAGGCAACAAATAAAATTGGGTATTGTCGATTTCAATTGGTTGAAAGGCTTGTTCTAAACGCGTATTCAAATGAAATTGCGTTTGGTTAAACCAAGGGCCTCCTGTTTCTAAACGAGTGCTGCTATCATGGTTTCCCGAAATAGCTAACACGGGGAAATGCTCTTTGAGATTCATTTGAATCATCATTTCATTAAAAATCTCGACTGCTTCAACCGCTGGAACAGAGCGATCATACAAATCTCCAGCGATCACAACAGCATCCACTTGCTCTTCTTTCGCAATTGCTAAGATTTGTTTAAAGGCTTCCCTTTGTTCTGCCAATAAATCAAAACCATGTAATTTTTTGCCAATATGCCAATCTGCTGTATGTAAAAATTTCATTTTTTCACCGCCTAAAAAAGTCCTTCTTATTATTATAACAAATTTCTGGTATTTTTTAAGAAAATCGGACAGAAGAATTAGATTTTTAACAAACTTTTTTCTTAACACAAGAAAAAAGACAGGGAGCATCATCTTTTGATGAGACTACCTGCCAGTAACATTCCTATTTTGTAGCGGTTTGTTTTATTCTTTTTCTGTTGATTCATATTTAAAAGTTGGATCAATTTCTTTATCTAACTGATCAAATGCTTCTTGCATCCGACGTTCCACTTCAGCTAAACCGTCTTTATCCATTTTTTTAATATCGCTAATATCGATTGGCTCCCCAAAACGAACCGTTACTTTTTTACGTTTAAACAACTCTTTTAAAGTTAACGGACCTTGATAAACAGATGGCACGATAGGTACTCGCCCCATTTTAGCAATCAAGGCTACCCCACCTTTTAATTCTGAGGAATGACGCGTGCCACTAGGGAACATAATCAAACTTAAATCAGAATTTTTTAAAATTTTGACAGGTGTTTTAATCGCGCTGGGACCGGGCTTCTCACGATCCACCGGAAACGCATTCGCATGTTTTAAAATGAAACGTAAAACAGGATTTTTAAACAACTCTTTTTTTGCCATAAAACTAAACTTCTTAGGACTGCCAGCAACAGCTAAATACAGCGGTTCCCACCATGTTCGATGCGGCGCAACTAAGACATAGTTTTGGTCTTTTGGTAATTTTTCTTTATTTTCATAATGTGCATTTCCATTAATCACAAATAAAATGACGCGAACCACGCCACGCATAAATGTAAAAAACATAATTTTCTTCCTTTCTTCTCTCCGCTTTCTAGTATGCCGAAAGCTCTACCTTTTGACAAGCTTTTTTTACGTCTATCAATCAGAGAAATAACATGTCCCTACTAATCTAGGGAACAGATTTTGTCATACGGGTTTAAAAGTAGTATAATACATGAACAATCAGATGAAAAGTTGGAGGTTCTTAATCTATGTTATTATCCGGCGAACGGATTGATCAATTATATGCGGATGATATTCAAATTATTCAAAGCAAAGAAGTCTTTTCTTTTTCCATTGATGCAGTCTTATTGGCTAATTTTCCGCAACTACCAAAAAAAGGCAAGATTGTCGATTTGTGTGCTGGCAATGGCGCGGTCGGCCTCTTCGTTAGTCGGAAAACAGCTGCAAAGATCGACCAAATCGAATTACAACCTCGTTTGGCAGATATGGGTCAACGAAGTATTCTATTAAATAAATTGGAAAAACAAGTAACGATGTATGAACGTGATTTAAAACAAGCGACAGAGGTCATCAAAAAAGATTCTGTTGATTTAGTACTATGTAATCCCCCATACTTTAAAGAACGACCAACTAGCCAAAAAAATCCAAACCCGCATTTAGCGATTGCCCGTCATGAAATTCACACGTCTCTTCAAGAAGTGGTCACTGTGTCGGCGGATTTATTAAAAACAAATGGTCGCCTCGCAATGGTTCATCGTCCTGATCGTTTCCTGGATATTTTACATGCCATGGAAAACGCCAATATTGCGCCGAAAAAAGCTCGGTTTGTTTATCCGAAGCCAGGCAAAGAAGCCAATGTTTTACTAATTGAAGGCATTAAGCAAGGCAAAAAAGACGGTTTTCGTGTGTTACCACCTCTTTTTACATACAATGAGAAGAACGAATACGAAGCAGAAATGAAGGCTATGCTGTATGGAGAATAAGAAATCCCATTATTTTTATGTTTTACTTTGCCAAGATGGTTCCTTTTACGGTGGCTATACAACTGAGCCAGAACGTCGATTAACCGAACATAATAGCGGAACTGGTGCAAAATATACACGATTAGCCAAACGACGGCCAGTCAAAATGATTCATACAGAGAAATTTGAAACACGTAGCGCGGCCACTAAAGCCGAAGCCGCCTTTAAAAAATTAACGCGCAAACAAAAAGAGCAGTATTTAAAAACCTTTCATTAAATGACAACAAGCAAAAAGAAACAGCCATCATTTCATTGATGAAATGATGGCTGTTTCTTTCTCTTTTTAAACTAAGTTCTCGACAAAATGAATAACCATTTCGGCTGATTTTTTCCCAGCTTCATCGATGAATTCGTCAAAGCTTTGAGTTGCTTCGCCATCTGCTGTATCACTCATTGCCCGTACAACTAAGAATGGAATATTGAACTGTGAAGCCGCTTGGCCAATTGCTGCGCCTTCCATTTCACAAGCTAAGGCTTCAGGAAACTCTTTCTTAATTTTGGCGATTTTCTCAGCGCTATCCACAAAAGTATCTCCAGTAACAATCAATCCTTTACGAATAGCTAAACCAGTTTTTTCAGCAGCTTTCGCAATTTCCATCCGCAAGTATTCACTTGTTTCAAAATACAAAGGCACACCACCAGGCAATTGTCCATAGGCATAACCAAAACCAGTGACATCAACATCAAAGTAAGCTAATTTATCTGCAATGACTAAATCGCCGACTTTTAGTCCTTCACCGATACCACCAGCAGAACCTGTATTAATCACCATATTTACGCCATATTGATGAATCAATAAAGTCGTGGTCACAGCTGAGGCCACTTTACCAATTCCTGAACGAACCACAATCACCTCATGTCTTCCTAACGAACCAGAAACAAATAAAGCGCCTGCTCGTTCCCATGACATCGTGTCTGTCAATTTTTCTTTTAGAATTTTGACCTCTTGATCCATTGCTCCAATAATTCCAATTTTCATAGTGATTCCTCTTTTCTATAAATTCAAAACGATATATGCCACAACGGCTAATAAAATCGCTACAATAATAATTGCCTTGTTTAACCAAGTACTCCGTTCTCGACGCTTCGAGTATTCTCCTACTCGTGACTTGTTGATCGGTTTTTGTTTTTTCTTTTCTTTACGATAAAACGTCGAAATTTCTTTTTCTTTTCGCTTATACGCTTTTTCCGCCAGCTTCTGTTCTTCCTGCTGACGACGTTCTGCTTCTTTTTCTTCTGCTTCTCTGCGTTTGCGAAGTTCTGTCCGAGTGACTAACGGACCTTTGCTCATTGCGTGTCCTCCTTAAACTGTCTCTGCAGTAAATACAATTCCCAGTATTGTATAGCAAAAAGTGTTTTGGCATCACAAATCGTGCCCTTTGCCACTTCTGCTTTGGCTTCAGCTATTGTTAGCTCGTAAAGTTCCAAGATTTCATCTTCATCTTGAGGACGCGGATTTTCGACTTTCTGCAAATCCGTTGCCAAATAGAGAGCCAATTTTTCATTAGCAAATCCTGGTGACAGATACATTGAATTTATGTAGGTGAGCTGACCCGCACGATACCCAGTTTCTTCTTCCAATTCCCGCATAGCCGTCGTTTCCAGTTGATTTTCTTCTCCAGGATCAATTTTTCCCGCTGGAATTTCTAAAATCACTTGTTCCAAGGGTTTTCTAAATTGTTTAACTAAGACGATTTTTCCTTCTGCGGTTAACGGAATCATAGCTACTGCGCCTGAATGAAAAACCAATTCGCGTTTAGCAGTGCCGCCTGTCGGTAAAGCCACGTCATCCAAAAAAACATCAATAATCTTTCCTTTAAAAATTTCTCGACGTTGAAGTGTTTTTTCTTCGAAGTCCTCATAATTTAACATATCTTTCACCAACCTTTCTTGTTTATCATACCCTAAAATGATAAAAATCGCACCCCTTCTTCTCTAGTTAAACCCTTTTCAAAGAAAAAAATTTATTGCTTTAGAAAAAAATTACATTTTCGAAAAAAAATAGACATAAAAAATTCACAACTTCCTTGTATTATTTAAGCATACCAACAAACAACCCTAACAAAACACTTTTTCATTTTTAACTCCTTTCCCGTCCTACCCCCAATTAGGACGGGTCTTTTTTTGCGTTTTATACTTTTTTTCTTAGGATTTCACTAAATCATAAAATACATCTTCCGCTGTATGTCTTTTCTCTCACAGAGTATGCTAAAATAACTATTGTAACGAGAGCTGACTCTTTCGAGGATTAGATAGATAGGAGGAACTATATAAATGAACAAATTAAATACAAAATTACTGATTGGCTATATTCTTTTAGGAGCCTTAATCATTGCTGTCGCTAGAGAATATGGCTTCTTCGCTTTTGTGATTCTGGTAGGCTTTTTAGTATTCGTTCTCTATCGAAAAAAGAAAAATGCCGCCGACAAGAGCGATCAAATGCCTTACTTAACAAAAGATAAAGAAGCCCATTATCGTGAATTGGGGTTATCTCCACAAGAAATTGATTTTTTCAGAAGTACAATGAGCACAGCCAAAAAACAAATCATACAATTACAAGAAAACATGAATCGTTCAACTAAATTACGGGCGATTGACTTACGTAATGATACAACGAAGGTTTCTAAAGCTCTGTTTAAAGAGTTAGTGAAAGAACCTAAAAAGTTACACTTAGCCAATCACTTTCTCTATACACATTTACCAAATATCGTTGACTTAACAAGTAAGCATTTAGAAATCGAACAACATGAAGTAAAAAACAAACAAACGTATGAAAAATTAGAAGAAAGCGCACAAATCATTGACCAATTGTCAAAATTAGTTAAAAATGATTATGAGGAAATCGTTTCCGATGACTTAGACGATTTAGATGTCGAAATGTCGATCGCTAAAAGCAGCTTGTCGCAAAAAGCTGCAACTGAGGAATCACCTCAAGTAAACGAAGACCAGCAATAATCATTAGGGAGGAAAAAAAATGACTGAGCAACAACCCAAAGAAACAACATCTGCAACCAATACATTGGACGATTTATTAAGTAATCCATTTTCATCAATGGATGAACTAACACCAACGCAACAAAATGAACTATCTGAGTTAAAAGAACAGCAATCAGCTCCTCGTTTAATTGATAAATTACCACAAGAACGTCAAGCCCAAGCAAAAGAATTAGCTTCAAAAATTGATGTCCAAGATTCACAAGCAGTAATTACCTATGGTTCAAATGCCCAAATCAAACTTGGCGAATTTTCGCAAGCGATGTTAAACCACGTTCAAGCACAAGACATTGGTCCTGTTGGTGATTCACTGACCGATCTAATGTTTCGTTTAAATGAAGCCAATCCCAATGAATTACGTGCTGGCGAAGGCAACTTTATTCAAAAAATGTTAGGTAAAGTCAAACAATCCGTTTACGAAATTACCGCCAAATATCAAAAAATTGGTGCGCAAATTGACAAAATTGCTGTCAAATTAACCCATGAAAAAGATGGTCTTTTAAAAGATAATGCCATGTTAGATCAATTGTATCAAAAAAATAAAGATTATTTTGATGCCTTAAACATCTATATTGCCGCTGGGGAATTAAAAGCAGAAGAACTACGGACGCAAATTATTCCTGAAGCCATGAAAAAAGCGGAAGAATCTGGAGATCAAATGGATGTCCAAATTGTTAATGATTATAACCAATTCCTAGACCGTTTAGAAAAAAGAACCCATGATTTACGCTTGGCTCGTCAAATTACGATTCAACAAGCCCCACAAATTCGTTTAATTCAAAATACTAACCAAGCTTTGGCTGAGAAAATTCAATCATCGGTGAATACGGCGATTCCGTTATGGAAAAACCAAGTAGTCATCGCCTTGACCTTACTCCGTCAAAAAGATGCTGTGACTGCTCAACGTCAAGTCTCTGAAACCACCAATGACTTACTGAAGAAAAATTCAGAAATGCTAAAAATTTCTGCAATTGAAACAGCAAAAGAAAACGAACGTGGCCTAGTCGATATTGAAACATTACAAAAAACACAAAATGATTTAATTGAAACTATCCAAGAAACATTACGTATTCAACAAGAAGGAAAAGAAAAACGCCAAGCTGCCGAAATCGAACTTGGCCATATGGAAGAAGATTTGAAAAATAAATTATTAGAATTAACACAATAAATAACGTCTAGAACAAACTTCTTATAGTACAAGCCTGGGACAAAAATCACTTTGGATTTTTGTCCCAGGCTTGCTTTTCTTTTTACGCTTGAATATTGTATTTCAGCCACTTAATGATACAATAAAAGAAAATCATGTTTCTTTTTGAAAGGAGGAGCAATTGTGCCACAATTTGCTTCTAAAGCCGAAGAAAAAAATTATTATGAACGCCAAGCTAGCTTAGCAGAGTTTTTAACTTGGTATCATCAACAAGAATTACCTGAATATGAAAAACCCTCTTTAACCGTTGATATGGTTCTTCTTTGTTACAACAAGGAAGCTGATCAATTAAAAGTCTTACTGATTCAACGTAAAGGTCACCCCTTTAGAAACTCATGGGCGCTTCCTGGCGGTTTTGTTAATCGCAACGAATCTACTGAAGATAGTGTTTTAAGAGAAACAAAAGAGGAAACTGGTGTGGTGATTTCTCAAGAAAATATTGAA from Enterococcus faecalis includes the following:
- a CDS encoding SbcC/MukB-like Walker B domain-containing protein — translated: MKPLSLTLKNFGPYINEIIDFTKFEDSSLFLISGKTGSGKTTIFDGMSYALFGESSGKLRLGKEMRSTFADPSEATEVTLLFKHNEYLYELNRLPEQELFKKRGTGVRKQSAKISLIVKDAQGKELRSYSKRREVDELIQELLHLNANQFAQIVLLPQGEFRTFLIAKSDEKEKVLRNLFGTELYQLFSENLKERLKIANQEIQETQQKIELKTEQLHWSEEPEPTMTLFEKLQLLESQQQEAQQQLLVEREQIATLKQAKQAKEQVRYAIEERQNLQQQKEELLEKKAKQVEQETVIERLKEQIQQLKWSQKQQSLAEKVFEKRSEKQQKEQETKSKQQALMETQQALTDWQAIMSELEEQQPLIAEKQERLQTIQRQLPQYQEYEQLAQQQIAEQANYQAIQKEYESCQQEKITLADKVATAKQFIEQEGTLEKANFECSSVADHWQNFVERWQKNQKAWQKISQNQVELHELTQRFAVEQQQKSAEEAKLQTKKSQWASLQIQRLSLLLEEGEPCPVCGSLEHPKQQTHQEVSLEEIDQAERELTEVEKTVQRFTETLSALGAEKQQKESQLQEQEAAYTEEQEQLAAQFADLQLPLTGLTFSQVTPAEIAEVESQLAKEKQQIAQKLTEISVEKDRLAELEEQVAENSQRFEVLRQQVETMQQSLERITIQQQMIASQLLDATVTYEEMTKQQALLQEELSAFERQKENVTTQGETLKKEEMILESTLTHLEKEQQTLQQTVAQLESQLNAVLTEQGVTEDQLTEWLKEVPTLESQQEQIALFEQEQTQLTIQLAEIEKKLSSDTFPELSLITTEIEQITQQIEEQEKKYYQLHEKMLNNQQLVQEINAQRTTIEDKFEEVAALQQLADTVNGNNPKKISFERYMLQTYLERVLTVANQRLDRLTNSRYQFELNHEAGSYRNQTGLEINIYDDNSGTVRSAHTLSGGESFIAALALALSLAEVIQEQAGGVLIDALFIDEGFGSLDEEALEMAMEALETIENEGRMIGIISHIGELKARIPQQLQIKSNGNGQSTVHYQLA
- a CDS encoding exonuclease SbcCD subunit D, with the translated sequence MMLPVFFLVLRKKFVKNLILLSDFLKKYQKFVIIIRRTFLGGEKMKFLHTADWHIGKKLHGFDLLAEQREAFKQILAIAKEEQVDAVVIAGDLYDRSVPAVEAVEIFNEMMIQMNLKEHFPVLAISGNHDSSTRLETGGPWFNQTQFHLNTRLEQAFQPIEIDNTQFYLLPYFEPIAARLYFEDETIRTIQAAMEKVVAKMQESFLPNKKQVLVSHFFVAGSEKTDSETKLTVGGLDVVPTALLEPFDYVALGHLHGKNALQAPNARYSGSPVKFSLSEMTQEKGVWLVETEAEVHFQFRALKPLRDIQQLTGSFQQLTDPAFYQEVNRENYLHVQLTDRAIIPNMMNQLRKIYPKIIGLERLNGRETSNGNQKKVVQIEQRSPEEHLHDFFNDVTGEALTEQQAQWVQEELSTLNQLERGK
- a CDS encoding lysophospholipid acyltransferase family protein; this encodes MFFTFMRGVVRVILFVINGNAHYENKEKLPKDQNYVLVAPHRTWWEPLYLAVAGSPKKFSFMAKKELFKNPVLRFILKHANAFPVDREKPGPSAIKTPVKILKNSDLSLIMFPSGTRHSSELKGGVALIAKMGRVPIVPSVYQGPLTLKELFKRKKVTVRFGEPIDISDIKKMDKDGLAEVERRMQEAFDQLDKEIDPTFKYESTEKE
- a CDS encoding tRNA1(Val) (adenine(37)-N6)-methyltransferase, with the protein product MLLSGERIDQLYADDIQIIQSKEVFSFSIDAVLLANFPQLPKKGKIVDLCAGNGAVGLFVSRKTAAKIDQIELQPRLADMGQRSILLNKLEKQVTMYERDLKQATEVIKKDSVDLVLCNPPYFKERPTSQKNPNPHLAIARHEIHTSLQEVVTVSADLLKTNGRLAMVHRPDRFLDILHAMENANIAPKKARFVYPKPGKEANVLLIEGIKQGKKDGFRVLPPLFTYNEKNEYEAEMKAMLYGE
- a CDS encoding GIY-YIG nuclease family protein, with product MENKKSHYFYVLLCQDGSFYGGYTTEPERRLTEHNSGTGAKYTRLAKRRPVKMIHTEKFETRSAATKAEAAFKKLTRKQKEQYLKTFH
- a CDS encoding 5'-methylthioadenosine/adenosylhomocysteine nucleosidase, whose protein sequence is MKIGIIGAMDQEVKILKEKLTDTMSWERAGALFVSGSLGRHEVIVVRSGIGKVASAVTTTLLIHQYGVNMVINTGSAGGIGEGLKVGDLVIADKLAYFDVDVTGFGYAYGQLPGGVPLYFETSEYLRMEIAKAAEKTGLAIRKGLIVTGDTFVDSAEKIAKIKKEFPEALACEMEGAAIGQAASQFNIPFLVVRAMSDTADGEATQSFDEFIDEAGKKSAEMVIHFVENLV
- the macP gene encoding cell wall synthase accessory phosphoprotein MacP — translated: MSKGPLVTRTELRKRREAEEKEAERRQQEEQKLAEKAYKRKEKEISTFYRKEKKKQKPINKSRVGEYSKRRERSTWLNKAIIIVAILLAVVAYIVLNL
- a CDS encoding NUDIX hydrolase, whose product is MLNYEDFEEKTLQRREIFKGKIIDVFLDDVALPTGGTAKRELVFHSGAVAMIPLTAEGKIVLVKQFRKPLEQVILEIPAGKIDPGEENQLETTAMRELEEETGYRAGQLTYINSMYLSPGFANEKLALYLATDLQKVENPRPQDEDEILELYELTIAEAKAEVAKGTICDAKTLFAIQYWELYLLQRQFKEDTQ
- a CDS encoding 5-bromo-4-chloroindolyl phosphate hydrolysis family protein — translated: MNKLNTKLLIGYILLGALIIAVAREYGFFAFVILVGFLVFVLYRKKKNAADKSDQMPYLTKDKEAHYRELGLSPQEIDFFRSTMSTAKKQIIQLQENMNRSTKLRAIDLRNDTTKVSKALFKELVKEPKKLHLANHFLYTHLPNIVDLTSKHLEIEQHEVKNKQTYEKLEESAQIIDQLSKLVKNDYEEIVSDDLDDLDVEMSIAKSSLSQKAATEESPQVNEDQQ
- a CDS encoding toxic anion resistance protein; translation: MTEQQPKETTSATNTLDDLLSNPFSSMDELTPTQQNELSELKEQQSAPRLIDKLPQERQAQAKELASKIDVQDSQAVITYGSNAQIKLGEFSQAMLNHVQAQDIGPVGDSLTDLMFRLNEANPNELRAGEGNFIQKMLGKVKQSVYEITAKYQKIGAQIDKIAVKLTHEKDGLLKDNAMLDQLYQKNKDYFDALNIYIAAGELKAEELRTQIIPEAMKKAEESGDQMDVQIVNDYNQFLDRLEKRTHDLRLARQITIQQAPQIRLIQNTNQALAEKIQSSVNTAIPLWKNQVVIALTLLRQKDAVTAQRQVSETTNDLLKKNSEMLKISAIETAKENERGLVDIETLQKTQNDLIETIQETLRIQQEGKEKRQAAEIELGHMEEDLKNKLLELTQ